The Aerococcaceae bacterium DSM 111021 genome includes a region encoding these proteins:
- a CDS encoding winged helix-turn-helix transcriptional regulator, which translates to MQNEENILAVSRYFKILSDYNRLSILYLLKEQKRSVSEIVDSLQLEQSAVSHQLKILRDSRLVKAKRSGKSMIYELDDDHVFTILHQIVSHVQEK; encoded by the coding sequence ATGCAAAATGAAGAGAATATATTAGCAGTGAGCCGATATTTTAAAATACTCAGTGATTATAATCGCCTATCGATCCTTTACTTGCTTAAAGAACAAAAGCGGTCAGTCTCAGAAATAGTCGATAGCCTACAACTTGAACAATCTGCTGTGTCTCATCAATTGAAAATATTAAGAGACTCTCGCCTTGTTAAAGCAAAAAGAAGTGGTAAATCAATGATTTATGAATTAGATGACGACCATGTCTTTACGATTCTTCATCAAATCGTCAGTCACGTTCAAGAAAAATAA
- a CDS encoding NUDIX hydrolase N-terminal domain-containing protein codes for MTKEWFEWAKELQALSQTGLHYTKDVYDEERFQRIREISWQMLASLNESNFDDIKALFHNESGYQTPKVDTRAVVWRDDRILLVQENDERWALPGGWMDITETVSTNAEKELFEEAGVVGKAQRVIAIHDHHRHNAVNHVFTIIKIFMECSYISGDYLPNNETIGMAYFEIDQLPTLNEGKTSYEQIQMCWKAHSNDSFEIEFD; via the coding sequence ATGACAAAAGAATGGTTTGAATGGGCTAAAGAATTACAAGCTCTTTCGCAAACGGGACTTCATTATACAAAGGATGTCTATGATGAGGAACGTTTCCAAAGAATTAGAGAAATCAGTTGGCAAATGCTAGCTAGTCTCAATGAAAGTAATTTTGACGATATTAAAGCATTATTCCACAACGAAAGTGGCTATCAAACGCCTAAAGTTGATACACGTGCGGTCGTATGGAGAGATGATCGAATTCTTTTAGTACAAGAAAATGACGAACGCTGGGCCCTTCCAGGTGGATGGATGGATATTACGGAAACTGTCTCAACAAATGCTGAAAAAGAATTATTCGAAGAAGCTGGCGTTGTCGGTAAAGCTCAAAGAGTCATCGCAATTCATGATCATCACCGCCATAACGCTGTTAATCATGTTTTTACTATTATTAAAATATTTATGGAATGCTCATATATTAGTGGTGATTACTTACCGAACAATGAAACGATTGGGATGGCATATTTCGAGATAGACCAATTACCTACTTTAAACGAAGGAAAGACGTCATACGAACAGATTCAAATGTGCTGGAAAGCTCATTCTAATGACTCCTTTGAGATAGAATTTGATTAA